The following proteins come from a genomic window of Halorubrum lacusprofundi ATCC 49239:
- a CDS encoding ribonuclease H-like domain-containing protein yields MSVDLGVRLLTLRCDALAEASTTTITDLVDYFEADLIYIIEEKLDMRIVSTVERTASCSVVYTRSSAVHTETVDGVTVSIVSSLDFIGGASTASGREIPEDVNYVICDEIQTSADSVTLDVSLDGLDHLARFQNRTDREVTFLTGAMEASYDFVWKADVDDESVRLPIRGLAPTRRQGAPELACISLDSGGRIAVSTTPADKFGLQSLSGVGKGTAPKLARNGYETRDDVAAATEQELREVQGIGESKAQSIRQSAHALSEGCVIRLTDETVPAAEYSPLFIDIETDGLNPSIIWLIGVYDPETDEYVDFIDTEPSRENPGKATREFVAWLASKYDRTSLIAWNGHNFDFKHLSRFIRGHAPEYADYWSNSVFEYDLFDWAVRKDNAILPGRTNRVEDVAEALGHGRDSAAAAVDGKSLAKTIQRLLVSPERARDLDWEAARAYCEADVRELAAVYESIAEATPGHKRASVPADENTTQTGLMDF; encoded by the coding sequence ATGTCTGTTGATCTTGGTGTACGTCTACTTACTCTCCGATGTGATGCGCTGGCTGAAGCGTCGACGACTACCATCACTGATCTGGTCGACTACTTCGAAGCAGATCTCATCTATATTATTGAAGAAAAACTGGACATGCGAATCGTGAGCACAGTCGAGCGTACTGCTTCTTGTTCAGTAGTATACACTCGAAGTAGCGCGGTTCACACCGAGACTGTTGACGGGGTCACCGTGTCTATTGTCAGCTCGCTCGACTTCATAGGTGGGGCCTCCACCGCCAGCGGGCGAGAGATTCCAGAGGATGTCAACTACGTCATCTGTGATGAGATTCAGACAAGCGCCGACTCGGTCACATTAGATGTCTCACTCGATGGTCTCGACCACCTCGCTCGCTTCCAGAATCGAACCGACCGAGAAGTAACGTTCCTCACCGGGGCCATGGAGGCCAGTTACGATTTCGTATGGAAGGCCGACGTCGACGACGAGAGCGTTCGCCTCCCCATCCGCGGACTTGCTCCAACCCGCCGGCAAGGGGCACCCGAACTCGCCTGCATTTCGCTTGATTCGGGTGGCCGCATCGCTGTGTCCACGACACCGGCGGATAAATTCGGTCTGCAATCTCTTTCGGGTGTGGGCAAGGGAACCGCCCCAAAGCTCGCTCGAAATGGGTACGAGACGCGTGACGACGTCGCAGCCGCGACGGAACAAGAGCTTCGTGAGGTGCAAGGTATCGGTGAGTCGAAAGCTCAGAGCATCCGCCAGAGCGCCCACGCATTATCCGAGGGATGCGTCATCCGTCTCACGGACGAAACTGTCCCGGCAGCAGAGTATAGTCCGCTGTTCATCGATATCGAGACCGACGGCCTTAATCCGAGTATCATCTGGCTCATCGGCGTCTATGACCCTGAAACAGACGAGTACGTCGACTTCATCGATACAGAACCGTCGCGAGAAAACCCAGGCAAAGCCACCCGAGAGTTTGTTGCGTGGCTAGCCAGCAAGTACGATCGCACGTCCCTCATCGCGTGGAACGGCCACAACTTCGACTTCAAACACCTCAGCCGATTCATCCGAGGACACGCACCGGAGTACGCAGACTACTGGTCGAACTCCGTATTCGAGTACGACCTGTTCGATTGGGCTGTGCGAAAAGACAACGCCATCCTCCCCGGTCGGACGAACCGGGTTGAAGATGTCGCTGAGGCTCTCGGGCATGGGCGCGACTCGGCTGCTGCCGCCGTGGATGGGAAATCACTGGCGAAGACCATCCAACGGCTTCTCGTGTCTCCAGAGCGCGCTCGAGACCTAGACTGGGAGGCCGCTCGGGCATACTGTGAGGCAGACGTCCGTGAGCTGGCTGCAGTCTACGAATCGATTGCTGAGGCGACGCCCGGCCACAAGCGTGCCAGCGTTCCTGCTGATGAAAACACCACGCAGACCGGACTCATGGACTTCTAA